The Leifsonia williamsii genome includes a region encoding these proteins:
- the nagA gene encoding N-acetylglucosamine-6-phosphate deacetylase has protein sequence MSRLVIHDARKVDADGLVDDFWLVAEEGRITAIGSGTGWHAAAEQRDAEVLDAGGHWLTPGFIDLHCHGGGGHVYDDGVDELLAGLAAHRAHGTTRSVVSHVAAPLASLREGLGVVADLAAADPLILGSHLEGPFLAPERRGAHDPAFLREPGPEMVEELIGAARGTLRILTLAPELPDPLESIPVLTEAGVVVGVGHTSADYEQAARAFEVGARLLTHAFNAMNGIHHREPGPVMAAVDNASVTLELILDGLHVHPSVARLLLGAATGRVALVTDAMAAAGASDGDYQLGGLNVTVKDGLAVLSGTATIAGSTLTQDVALRNAITLTGLDPVAAVAAVTHTPAHVLGEDHRLGRLHHGYLADAVLLDHDWRVRTVVAEGRVL, from the coding sequence GTGAGCCGCCTCGTCATCCACGACGCCCGCAAGGTCGATGCGGACGGGCTGGTCGACGACTTCTGGCTGGTCGCCGAGGAGGGCCGCATCACCGCGATCGGTTCGGGCACCGGCTGGCACGCGGCCGCCGAGCAGCGCGACGCCGAGGTGCTCGACGCCGGCGGTCACTGGCTGACTCCCGGGTTCATCGACCTGCACTGCCACGGCGGCGGCGGGCACGTCTACGACGACGGCGTGGACGAGCTCCTCGCCGGCCTGGCCGCCCACCGGGCGCACGGCACGACGCGCTCGGTCGTCTCCCACGTCGCCGCGCCGCTCGCGTCGCTCCGCGAGGGTCTCGGTGTCGTCGCCGACCTGGCCGCCGCCGATCCGCTGATCCTCGGGTCGCATCTCGAGGGGCCGTTCCTCGCGCCGGAGCGGCGCGGGGCGCACGATCCCGCCTTCCTGCGCGAGCCGGGGCCCGAGATGGTGGAGGAGCTGATCGGAGCCGCCCGCGGCACCCTCCGCATCCTCACGCTCGCTCCCGAGCTGCCGGACCCTCTCGAATCGATCCCGGTCCTCACGGAGGCCGGCGTCGTCGTCGGGGTCGGGCACACGTCCGCGGACTACGAGCAGGCGGCGCGCGCATTCGAGGTGGGGGCACGCCTCCTGACGCACGCCTTCAACGCGATGAACGGCATCCACCACCGCGAGCCCGGTCCGGTGATGGCGGCGGTGGACAACGCCTCGGTGACGCTGGAGCTGATCCTCGACGGGCTGCATGTGCACCCCTCGGTCGCCCGGCTGCTGCTCGGCGCTGCCACCGGCCGCGTGGCCCTGGTGACCGACGCGATGGCCGCGGCGGGCGCCTCCGACGGCGACTACCAGCTGGGCGGACTCAACGTCACCGTGAAGGACGGACTCGCCGTCCTCTCGGGCACGGCGACGATCGCCGGCTCGACGCTGACGCAGGACGTCGCCCTGCGCAACGCGATCACCCTCACCGGCCTCGACCCGGTGGCGGCGGTCGCCGCCGTGACGCACACGCCCGCGCACGTCCTCGGCGAGGACCACCGCCTCGGCCGGCTGCACCACGGGTACCTGGCCGACGCGGTGCTCCTCGACCACGACTGGCGGGTGCGCACGGTCGTGGCCGAGGGGCGGGTGCTGTAA
- a CDS encoding ROK family protein yields MRLGIDIGGTKTDAVAVDESGDLRQRVRLATGFGHAAVVETAVTAVARIGELTGLPAGGFDSIGIGIPGMVDSASGDVAHAVNLGVERLELGGELAGRLGVGVRVENDVKAAALGAYHLLGLGGTMAYLNLGTGMAAGIVVDGRLWRGASGIAGEIGHLPVDPAGALCACGQRGCIETTASGSAIARQWPTDDPFPARALYAAAAAGDTEARVIAGRLAEGIASAVRVLVLTVDVEHVVIGGGLSHLGERLLSDVHEVLEEWGRTSPFLASLALPRRVRLVPEGSPVAALGAALVGGY; encoded by the coding sequence GTGAGGCTCGGGATCGATATCGGCGGCACCAAGACCGACGCGGTGGCCGTCGACGAGAGCGGCGACCTCCGGCAGCGGGTGCGGCTCGCGACCGGTTTCGGTCACGCGGCCGTCGTCGAGACCGCGGTGACGGCCGTCGCCCGGATCGGCGAGCTGACCGGCCTGCCGGCGGGCGGCTTCGACTCGATCGGCATCGGCATCCCCGGCATGGTCGACAGCGCGTCCGGCGATGTGGCGCACGCCGTCAACCTCGGCGTCGAGCGGCTGGAGCTCGGCGGCGAGCTGGCCGGCCGCCTCGGCGTGGGCGTCCGCGTCGAGAACGACGTGAAGGCGGCGGCGCTCGGCGCCTACCACCTCCTCGGTCTCGGCGGCACGATGGCCTACCTGAACCTCGGCACCGGCATGGCCGCCGGCATCGTCGTCGACGGCCGGCTCTGGCGCGGGGCCAGTGGCATCGCGGGCGAGATCGGGCACCTCCCTGTCGACCCGGCCGGCGCCCTGTGCGCGTGCGGGCAGCGGGGGTGCATCGAGACCACTGCGAGCGGCTCAGCCATCGCACGGCAATGGCCCACCGACGACCCCTTCCCCGCACGCGCGCTCTACGCAGCGGCCGCGGCGGGGGACACGGAGGCACGGGTGATCGCCGGTAGGCTGGCGGAGGGCATCGCCTCCGCGGTGCGCGTCCTCGTCCTGACCGTCGACGTCGAGCACGTCGTGATCGGCGGCGGCCTCAGCCACCTCGGGGAGCGCCTGCTGAGCGACGTCCACGAGGTGCTCGAGGAGTGGGGCCGCACGTCCCCGTTCCTCGCCTCGCTCGCCCTGCCGCGGCGAGTGCGCCTCGTTCCGGAAGGTTCACCCGTGGCCGCGCTGGGCGCGGCCCTCGTCGGAGGTTATTGA
- the purU gene encoding formyltetrahydrofolate deformylase translates to MGQTNSPATPNHWVLTFSCADRPGIVHAVSGAIVAARGNITESQQFASSDTGRFFMRLQVESEADRAEFERALAPVVERFGMEHRVDTVGRPLRTLVLVSKAAHCLNDLLFRQRAGQLPVEIPLVLSNHEALGDLAGFYGVPFEAHPVGDPESKAAFEQRILEAVEEHDIELVVLARYMQILSPELCERLAGRAINIHHSFLPGFKGANPYRQAHARGVKLIGATAHFVTSDLDEGPIIEQNVVRVDHTRSVPELVAIGQDEESRTLTQAVKWFAEDRVLLDGARTIIFR, encoded by the coding sequence ATGGGCCAGACGAACTCCCCCGCCACTCCCAATCACTGGGTGCTCACCTTCAGCTGCGCCGACCGTCCCGGGATCGTGCACGCGGTGAGCGGGGCGATCGTCGCCGCCCGCGGCAACATCACCGAGAGCCAGCAGTTCGCGAGCTCGGACACCGGCCGCTTCTTCATGCGGCTGCAGGTGGAGTCGGAGGCCGACCGCGCCGAGTTCGAGCGCGCCCTCGCCCCGGTGGTGGAGCGCTTCGGCATGGAGCACCGCGTCGACACCGTCGGCCGCCCCCTCCGCACGCTCGTGCTCGTCTCGAAGGCCGCGCACTGCCTCAACGACCTCCTCTTCCGCCAGCGCGCCGGCCAGCTCCCCGTGGAGATCCCGCTCGTGTTGTCGAACCACGAGGCGCTCGGCGACCTGGCCGGGTTCTACGGCGTGCCGTTCGAGGCGCACCCGGTCGGCGACCCGGAGTCGAAGGCGGCGTTCGAGCAGCGCATCCTGGAGGCGGTGGAGGAGCACGACATCGAGCTGGTCGTGCTCGCCCGGTACATGCAGATCCTCTCGCCCGAGCTGTGCGAGCGGCTGGCCGGGCGGGCGATCAACATCCACCACTCCTTCCTCCCCGGCTTCAAGGGCGCGAACCCGTACCGGCAGGCCCACGCCCGCGGCGTCAAGCTGATCGGCGCGACCGCGCACTTCGTCACCAGCGACCTCGACGAGGGCCCGATCATCGAGCAGAACGTCGTACGCGTCGACCACACCCGCAGCGTTCCCGAGCTCGTCGCCATCGGGCAGGACGAGGAGAGCCGCACGCTCACCCAGGCGGTGAAGTGGTTCGCGGAGGACCGGGTGCTGCTCGACGGGGCGCGCACGATCATCTTCCGCTGA
- a CDS encoding YrdB family protein: MTPAPDQQAQLRIGPNDILRFVLELFAIVSLGIWGFLAWPLPWNIVVGIGAPVLAILLWALFRSPRAVLHVDAYVKALVEVLVFGAAAFAWWDLGQPVVAVVFAVVATVSGVINGRREFS; the protein is encoded by the coding sequence GTGACTCCCGCCCCAGATCAGCAGGCCCAGCTCCGGATCGGACCGAACGACATCCTCCGCTTCGTTTTGGAGCTCTTCGCGATCGTGTCGCTCGGCATCTGGGGCTTCCTGGCCTGGCCGCTGCCCTGGAACATCGTCGTCGGCATCGGCGCGCCGGTGCTCGCGATCCTGCTCTGGGCGCTCTTCCGCTCGCCGCGTGCCGTGCTGCACGTCGACGCGTACGTGAAGGCGCTGGTCGAGGTGCTGGTCTTCGGGGCCGCCGCCTTCGCGTGGTGGGACCTCGGCCAACCGGTCGTCGCGGTCGTGTTCGCGGTGGTCGCGACGGTCAGCGGCGTCATCAACGGACGGCGCGAGTTCTCGTGA
- a CDS encoding purine-cytosine permease family protein, whose translation MTSTGEDAPGVPTTPATTFGVELNGLNTIHESERKGRARDLFWPWFAANVSVFGLSYGSFLLGFGISFWQATIVGVVGIVISFLFCGFIALAGKRGSAPTMVLGRAIFGVEGNRVPSFLSWLLTVGWETVLTALAVLATATVFEQLGWEGGVATKIVALIVVVALVLAGGIIGFHLIMRMQMVITIVTGVLTVVYIILVLGNIDLGAVAALPAGDLPHVIGGFVFMLTGFGLGWVNAAADYSRYLPRSTRSAGVVGWTTFGSSLAPIILLVFGILLAGSSSKLSEAIGADPIGALASLLPTWFLVPFVIVAVLGLVGGAVLDIYSSGLALLSVGVRVPRYVAAGIDGIIMTLGAIYVVFVATDFIGPFQGFLITLGVPIAAWCGIFLADIALRRRDYAESELYDRRGRYGSVRWLPIALIIVGTAIGWGLVTNGSADWLSWQGYLLGPIGGKEGDWAFANLGVLVALVIGFVGALFTAPAIRRQEAR comes from the coding sequence ATGACCAGCACCGGTGAGGATGCCCCCGGCGTCCCGACCACACCCGCCACGACCTTCGGCGTCGAGCTCAACGGGCTCAACACCATCCACGAGAGCGAGCGCAAGGGCCGTGCCCGCGACCTGTTCTGGCCGTGGTTCGCCGCGAACGTGTCGGTGTTCGGCCTGAGCTACGGCTCGTTCCTGCTCGGCTTCGGCATCTCGTTCTGGCAGGCGACGATCGTCGGCGTCGTCGGCATCGTCATCTCCTTCCTGTTCTGCGGGTTCATCGCACTGGCCGGCAAGCGCGGCTCGGCGCCGACGATGGTGCTCGGCCGGGCGATCTTCGGGGTGGAGGGCAACCGCGTCCCGTCGTTCCTCTCCTGGCTGCTCACCGTCGGGTGGGAGACAGTGCTCACGGCCCTCGCGGTGCTCGCGACGGCGACGGTGTTCGAGCAGCTCGGCTGGGAGGGAGGCGTCGCGACGAAGATCGTCGCGCTGATCGTCGTGGTCGCCCTCGTGCTCGCGGGCGGGATCATCGGCTTCCACCTGATCATGCGGATGCAGATGGTGATCACCATCGTCACCGGCGTGCTCACCGTGGTGTACATCATCCTCGTGCTGGGCAATATCGACCTCGGCGCCGTCGCGGCGCTCCCCGCGGGCGACCTCCCGCACGTGATCGGCGGCTTCGTGTTCATGCTGACCGGCTTCGGTCTGGGCTGGGTGAATGCGGCCGCGGACTACTCGCGCTACCTGCCGCGGTCGACGCGCAGCGCGGGGGTGGTGGGGTGGACGACGTTCGGCTCGTCGCTCGCGCCGATCATCCTCCTCGTCTTCGGCATCCTGCTCGCCGGCTCGTCGTCGAAGCTGTCGGAGGCCATCGGCGCCGACCCGATCGGCGCCCTCGCCTCGCTGCTGCCGACCTGGTTCCTGGTCCCGTTCGTCATCGTGGCGGTGCTCGGACTGGTCGGAGGCGCGGTGCTCGACATCTACTCCTCCGGGCTGGCGCTGCTGAGCGTCGGCGTGCGCGTCCCGCGCTACGTCGCCGCCGGCATCGACGGCATCATCATGACCCTCGGCGCCATCTACGTCGTGTTCGTCGCGACCGACTTCATCGGCCCGTTCCAGGGCTTCCTGATCACGCTCGGCGTCCCGATCGCGGCGTGGTGCGGCATCTTCCTCGCCGACATCGCCCTGCGCCGCCGCGACTACGCGGAGTCCGAGCTGTACGACAGGAGGGGGCGGTACGGCTCCGTGCGCTGGCTGCCGATCGCGCTCATCATCGTCGGCACGGCCATCGGCTGGGGCCTCGTCACCAACGGCTCGGCCGACTGGCTGAGCTGGCAGGGCTACCTCCTGGGCCCGATCGGCGGCAAGGAGGGCGACTGGGCGTTCGCCAACCTCGGCGTGCTCGTCGCTCTCGTCATCGGCTTCGTCGGCGCACTGTTCACGGCGCCCGCGATCCGGCGGCAGGAGGCACGATGA
- a CDS encoding glycoside hydrolase family 3 protein, which produces MSRSTGLDARPLDATVPAALRRRIMATLMPGFHGTTLPAWLERRLRDGLGGVCLFGGNIVSPQQLRALTAAIRAANPRAVIAIDEEGGDVTRLYYDRGAPFPGNAVLGRLDDTAYTEAVGRRVGEELRAAGVTLDLAPDVDINSNPDNPVIGVRSFGTAPQLVAEHGAAWTRGLQSTGVAACAKHFPGHGDTAQDSHLALPVVDLGPAALRERELLPFRAAVAAGTRTIMTSHILLPQLDARMPATFSAPIIEGLLRGELGFEGVVVTDALDMHGASGGGRGIPEAAVLALAAGCDLLCIGTDNTDAQLTEIVEAVAGAIAEGRLPEARVAEAEERVLSLADDVVAGDTSVTHSPIADADAVAADELARVAAAFDLSDHAREWLAEEHDRYSIVRLDTVANIAVGRAPWGPFAAAQAEPEESASAAFTANPLVVMTEDDDPELVLAAQSPVLVIGKDNHRHAFARAAIDRLRAERNRVLVVDMGWPSDDRAYADLTTFGASRLVGQALLHLLAGDASGLRPSSSDS; this is translated from the coding sequence GACCGGACTCGACGCCCGCCCGCTCGACGCGACCGTCCCTGCAGCGCTCCGTCGCCGGATCATGGCGACGCTCATGCCCGGCTTCCACGGCACGACGCTGCCGGCCTGGCTCGAGCGCCGACTGCGCGACGGCCTCGGCGGCGTCTGCCTCTTCGGGGGCAACATCGTCTCGCCGCAGCAGCTGCGCGCCCTCACCGCGGCGATCCGCGCGGCGAACCCGCGTGCCGTCATCGCCATCGACGAGGAGGGCGGCGACGTCACCCGGCTCTACTACGACCGCGGGGCGCCGTTCCCGGGCAACGCGGTGCTCGGGAGGCTGGACGACACCGCGTACACCGAGGCCGTCGGCCGTCGTGTCGGCGAGGAGCTCCGGGCTGCCGGCGTCACACTCGACCTCGCGCCCGACGTGGACATCAACTCCAACCCCGACAACCCGGTGATCGGCGTGCGGAGCTTCGGTACCGCGCCGCAGCTCGTCGCCGAGCACGGCGCCGCCTGGACCCGTGGACTGCAGTCGACCGGCGTCGCCGCGTGCGCGAAGCACTTCCCCGGGCACGGCGACACCGCGCAGGACTCGCACCTCGCCCTGCCCGTCGTCGACCTCGGCCCGGCAGCGCTGCGCGAGCGCGAGCTGCTGCCGTTCCGCGCCGCCGTCGCGGCGGGCACGCGCACGATCATGACCTCCCACATCCTGCTGCCGCAGCTCGACGCCAGGATGCCCGCCACCTTCAGCGCCCCGATCATCGAGGGGCTGCTGCGCGGCGAGCTCGGCTTCGAGGGAGTGGTGGTCACCGACGCGCTCGACATGCACGGGGCGAGTGGAGGCGGCCGGGGCATCCCCGAGGCCGCCGTGCTCGCGCTCGCTGCCGGCTGCGACCTCCTCTGCATCGGCACCGACAACACCGACGCGCAGCTGACGGAGATCGTGGAGGCCGTGGCCGGCGCGATCGCGGAGGGCCGGCTCCCGGAGGCGCGCGTCGCCGAGGCGGAGGAGCGCGTGCTCTCGCTGGCGGACGACGTCGTGGCGGGCGATACGAGCGTCACGCACTCGCCCATCGCCGATGCCGACGCGGTCGCCGCTGACGAACTCGCGCGCGTCGCAGCAGCCTTCGACCTCTCCGACCACGCCCGCGAATGGTTGGCGGAGGAGCACGACCGGTACTCGATCGTCCGCCTCGACACCGTGGCGAACATCGCGGTGGGCCGGGCACCCTGGGGTCCGTTCGCGGCTGCGCAGGCCGAACCGGAGGAGTCCGCCTCCGCCGCCTTCACCGCGAACCCGCTCGTGGTCATGACCGAGGACGACGACCCCGAGCTGGTGCTCGCGGCTCAGTCGCCGGTCCTCGTCATCGGCAAGGACAACCACCGCCACGCCTTCGCGCGCGCGGCTATCGACCGCCTGCGAGCGGAGCGCAACCGCGTCCTCGTGGTGGACATGGGCTGGCCGTCCGACGACCGGGCGTATGCCGACCTCACCACCTTCGGCGCATCGCGGCTGGTGGGCCAGGCGCTCCTGCACCTGCTCGCCGGCGACGCCTCCGGCCTCCGCCCCTCGAGTTCCGACTCGTGA
- the nagB gene encoding glucosamine-6-phosphate deaminase produces the protein MAEVVVVADKEAAGELAAASIVRLIASKPDAVLGLATGSTPLPVYRALARQIAEEGVDVSHVRGYALDEYVGLPAGHPESYRAVITREVVEPLGLTPSLIHTPNGARETIEHAGADYEKAIAESGGVDVQILGIGTDGHIGFNEPGSSFASVTRVKTLTEQTRKDNARFFDSEDDVPMHCITQGLSTILKARHLLLLAFGEGKAEALAGAVEGPVSASNPGSAIQLHPHVTVLVDEAAASRLKNIDYYRYAYANKPSWQTL, from the coding sequence ATGGCCGAAGTCGTCGTCGTCGCAGACAAGGAGGCGGCCGGCGAGCTGGCCGCCGCGAGCATCGTGAGGCTCATCGCGAGCAAGCCGGACGCCGTGCTCGGCCTCGCCACCGGCTCCACCCCGCTCCCGGTGTACCGGGCGCTGGCTCGGCAGATCGCCGAGGAGGGAGTCGACGTCTCACACGTCCGCGGGTACGCGCTCGACGAGTACGTCGGCCTGCCGGCGGGCCACCCGGAGTCGTACCGCGCGGTCATCACCCGCGAGGTCGTGGAGCCGCTCGGCCTCACCCCGTCGCTCATCCACACCCCCAACGGCGCCCGCGAGACCATCGAGCACGCCGGCGCCGACTACGAGAAGGCGATCGCGGAGTCCGGGGGAGTGGACGTGCAGATCCTCGGCATCGGCACCGACGGCCACATCGGCTTCAACGAGCCCGGCTCGTCGTTCGCCTCGGTCACCCGCGTCAAGACGCTGACCGAGCAGACCCGCAAGGACAACGCGCGCTTCTTCGACTCGGAGGACGACGTGCCGATGCACTGCATCACCCAGGGCCTCTCCACCATCCTCAAGGCGCGCCACCTGCTGCTGCTGGCGTTCGGAGAGGGCAAGGCGGAGGCGCTGGCCGGAGCCGTCGAGGGCCCGGTCTCGGCCTCCAACCCCGGCTCGGCCATCCAGCTCCACCCGCACGTCACCGTGCTCGTGGACGAGGCCGCCGCGTCGCGACTCAAGAACATCGACTACTACCGCTACGCGTACGCGAACAAGCCGAGCTGGCAGACGCTGTAG
- a CDS encoding MFS transporter has translation MTTTSPIPVKTSPAFPWTGLIALAAAVFLSVTSEMIPTGLLPDMSASLGVSEAQIGLLVTVFAFTVVVTSTPLTALTKRWPRHGMIVGILVLLGVSNLLTAVAPDYAFVVGSRVLGGIAHGMFWSIVGAYAGHLVPKEQIGRAVSITLGGGTLAFVFGVPLGTFAGHVFGWRLSFGILAALMIVGAALVWWLLPAVEREEEHILRDRGAERTRDRTIPAVIMVCLVAAVTMIGHYAFYTFVVPFLTGPMGVPAGNVGALLFIYGIAGAGGLVLAGSVLGPRPQFGLLLALAVTGVAVAALAVFAGQIVLALIAFVLWGLAFGALPPLLQTRLLHTSSAGFRDTASALYTTSFNVGIGGGALVGSVIFDAGGLMLLPYCYIALLVVSVVLVVIVGRMTRSRVDA, from the coding sequence ATGACGACAACCTCCCCCATCCCGGTGAAGACCTCGCCGGCCTTCCCCTGGACCGGGCTCATCGCGCTCGCCGCGGCCGTGTTCCTCTCGGTCACGAGCGAGATGATCCCCACCGGCCTGCTGCCGGACATGAGCGCCTCCCTCGGCGTGAGCGAGGCCCAGATCGGGCTGCTCGTGACCGTGTTCGCCTTCACCGTCGTGGTGACGAGCACACCGCTGACCGCCCTGACCAAGCGCTGGCCGCGCCACGGAATGATCGTCGGCATCCTCGTGCTGCTCGGCGTCTCGAACCTGCTGACCGCCGTCGCGCCCGACTACGCCTTCGTCGTCGGCTCGCGCGTCCTCGGCGGCATCGCCCACGGCATGTTCTGGTCGATCGTCGGCGCCTATGCCGGGCATCTGGTGCCCAAGGAGCAGATCGGGCGCGCGGTCTCCATCACGCTCGGCGGAGGCACGCTCGCCTTCGTCTTCGGCGTCCCGCTCGGCACCTTCGCCGGCCATGTCTTCGGGTGGAGGCTGTCGTTCGGCATCCTCGCAGCGCTGATGATCGTCGGCGCCGCCCTCGTGTGGTGGCTGCTGCCCGCCGTGGAGCGCGAGGAGGAGCACATCCTGCGCGACCGCGGTGCTGAGCGCACGCGCGACCGCACCATCCCCGCTGTGATCATGGTCTGCCTCGTCGCGGCCGTGACGATGATCGGGCACTACGCGTTCTACACGTTCGTGGTCCCGTTCCTCACCGGACCGATGGGGGTGCCCGCCGGAAACGTCGGGGCGCTGCTGTTCATCTACGGCATCGCGGGTGCGGGCGGTCTGGTGCTCGCAGGCTCGGTGCTCGGACCCCGGCCCCAGTTCGGCCTCCTGCTCGCTCTCGCGGTCACCGGTGTCGCGGTGGCGGCGCTCGCCGTCTTCGCCGGCCAGATCGTGCTGGCCCTGATCGCCTTCGTGCTCTGGGGCCTCGCCTTCGGCGCGCTGCCGCCGCTGCTGCAGACGCGGCTGCTGCACACGTCGTCCGCGGGCTTCCGCGACACCGCGAGTGCCCTGTACACGACTTCGTTCAATGTGGGCATCGGCGGCGGCGCCCTGGTCGGCTCCGTGATCTTCGACGCGGGCGGCCTCATGCTGCTGCCGTACTGCTACATCGCGCTGCTCGTGGTGTCGGTGGTGCTGGTGGTGATCGTGGGGCGGATGACCCGCTCGCGCGTCGACGCCTGA
- a CDS encoding cysteine hydrolase family protein — MTAPVLVVVDMQNVFADPASDWATPRFADAEATVSSMLPAFGDRVVFTRFIAPEQPQGAWVPYYEQWPFALVAADDPLYDLVPAFRGTGHRVVSEPTFGKWGEGLREALAGADEIVLAGVSTDCCVLSTALGAADGGVRVRVAADACAGLSDADHQRALDAMALYAPLIEIEDSGRILASLS; from the coding sequence ATGACCGCGCCCGTGCTCGTCGTCGTCGACATGCAGAACGTCTTCGCCGACCCCGCCAGCGACTGGGCGACACCGCGCTTCGCCGACGCCGAGGCGACCGTCTCCTCGATGCTTCCCGCCTTCGGCGACCGCGTCGTGTTCACCCGCTTCATCGCACCGGAGCAGCCGCAGGGCGCCTGGGTGCCCTACTACGAGCAGTGGCCCTTCGCCCTGGTGGCCGCCGATGATCCGCTCTACGACCTCGTGCCGGCGTTCCGTGGCACGGGCCACAGGGTCGTCAGCGAGCCGACCTTCGGCAAGTGGGGGGAGGGTTTGCGGGAGGCGCTCGCCGGCGCCGACGAGATCGTCCTGGCCGGCGTCTCCACCGACTGCTGCGTGCTCTCGACCGCCCTCGGCGCCGCCGACGGGGGCGTGCGCGTCCGGGTGGCCGCCGATGCCTGTGCCGGACTCTCGGATGCGGACCACCAGCGCGCCCTCGACGCGATGGCCCTCTACGCCCCGCTGATCGAGATCGAGGACAGCGGGCGCATCCTCGCCTCCCTGTCGTAG